The genomic stretch TTTCAAGTTTAGATCCAATGGACGAGATTTGAACAACCTTTGTAGAGGACCTCTAGATGATGCTACATACAAAACATGAAAGCCTTTGGCTTTACAGCTTaagacaatattttttaaaggctTTCCATATACAAGTGTTTCTTAACATGGTGACCCCTTTGAACGTTGTCACTTTTAAATCAGGAACATAACTTGAACAAACTGTGAAGCAACTCTGTTAAGGATGCTACATACCACATAAGAAAGCCTAGGGCTTTACGACAAAAAGATTGTTTGGTTAATGTTTTCCTTATAAAAGTCATTGTACAAGTGATGACCTCGTGGCGAAGCCAATTTTCACATCAACATACTTTGAAGAAGGGGACCAACATATGATGTGACATACAAAAAGTAAACCTCAGAGATTCGCAATTGATGAGAAAATTTCAGTATTAAAATCCAATTTGGAAATCCCGTGACCTACTCGTGAAATAGATAGGATCACTTGAAACAATTTTCATAGATTCCTTCATATTTCTCTTAAGTTTTGTCATGGACgtgacggacggacgacggacatcaCGTTACCGAAAGAGCTTATCGTAATTACTTTGTGCCCATTTAGCTAATAAAGGTGCTTACAGTACAGACATACTTTGCTAGAAATAAAACACTCTTTCGGAAAATAATGTGCGCATTGGTTAATGCATAACGAAATCGAGTGATGATTATGTAGACTCTTTTGGTATATATAGCAGAACAACTAACTGCGCAATGAGTGATACTTATTAAGGTATCGATTAACTAAGTCTGACTCGTTACCTGTCAATTAAATGTAGTTGTCTCCGAAGAATACAGTAAATTCTTCAGAAAACCTAGAACCTACATTAGAATAACTATAAACGAGACATCACCTCATTGCCTTTCTCGTCCCTTGTGACTTTGTGTTCCATGCCGTCCAGTACCCTCGTTTCCTCTGACCTTTCAAAGTCACCTATAGAGCCGTTTGAGGTCGTCTCTTTTGATGTGCGCGGACCTCTGAACTTTTCGTCACTGTTTTCGGAGCGTGTCCGACTGGATCTTCTGAGATCATCTAGGCCAATGCTCTCACCGCTGAATGGAAGAATAAACTATATAActtgaatataaacaatattttctgaCCGTTATTTTAATAAATCCATTGTAGAAATATCATATCATCATTCTATTAATGGTACTTTCTGACATTTGTGAACACGCCCATCCACCAGAACAAAGTCCGAACAAAGTTGTCTGTAGATTAAAGACATTAAGAACAATGAGGGATAGCTTTTCTAATGTTCTCAACGCATTATCAATCACTATTGAGTTACGCAATTGTTACCGTAATAACTGTGTATGAAAGCATGGAATTGTTAAAGGGGCCTATTTACAAAGCTACTTATAGATAATTTAGGGAAATTTGTTGAAACCGGTCAAATGCATAAAATGCACAAGTATCTGACAATTTAGTTATCTTAATgttaacttaaattaaaaaaaataaaacaagtaaatatTGCATAATAACTAAATTACTTTCCATCGATTTGTAACTCATTGTGTTTCTTACAGAAAATTTCATCTGAAATGTTCGCATTGAGTTCAACTTAAGTTAAGTCCTTAAGGAGATTTGTGATAACCAGCCCAGACCTTTCATCAGTTTCATTTAAAGTATTCCTCCTCCTCAGCCTGTAGACCAGACACACGATGGCCACCGCCGCAGCGATGACTATGACCCCGCCCACACTGGCTGCTATGGCAACGATATACGTAGACTCTAGTTGTAGTTTTTCCACTTTAACTTCGCAATATTTCCCATTAAACACGTGTGTGTCGCTTTCTTTGCAACTGCAATATTGAAACGGTATCAGTGTCAACTTTTTTATTGATGGAAATGATATTGAAGACATAGTTAAATTTTTCAACGGAGTTGAAACTCTTCATATAAGTGATGTGCCCCTCTCCTTCGTGTGTTGTCACTCGCACTATTTATTGTAATACTGATTACGTTGATCAAATTTTCAGTGTTACATTCAGCCATTGAACAGTTTTTCTCCTAATACTGTTTCTTGAGTGTTTTTTGCTATATTGTTATTATGGCGGACGAATTAATTATACCTCTATGGTGATATCGGCCTGATACAACGGCGCCACATAGATTTATCAAGGAAATGTATAAAAGTTCGACATAATTCTcgaaatcaactataaagtatgCATTTTCGATCGaaattaatcatttaaacaaaagaaatcaACTGATACAAAAATAAAGTACATTTAGACAAAAAAAGACACACAAAGCAGTTaaactgcattttttttaattaacatgcTCGTTATTTACATGCCAACGCCATACCACACATTCATCCCCGCCGAAATGCATAGTAAAAgcaataatttgtattattatttttaaaatggtgACGCAGAGATATTTTAAACAGAAGAACGGGTTTCTGTCCTACACTGCAATGGCATAGCATATACCGGTAggtatattatttattatcatgAATCATAAAGAGATGGAGTTAGTTGAATAATCTGGTGATACactatatatgtatttgttttatttatacatttataattcaGATTGGAATGAAAAAGAAAAGACTCACTTGTCGCatgtattgataaatatttattatcaaatttggGTTATTTGACTTGAATACTGTCAAGTTGTTCTTGCGCAAGTTAACTCACAAAAATGAAATCgtggatttttttataaatgttggAGCGGATCCGTGTTTACACTTGCAACCGAACTCCGGGATAACCGGTTAATATTCATATACTCAGTCGTATTTCGTATGAGAGTTTTGCAGAGGTACAGTGGAAAAGGTGATGCACACCGATCTCTAAAAACCCCAGGGTCGTCTCTTGAACGGAGATTCTCCAGTATTccttaacttaatttttttattaaaaaggcTTCTAACGGGCGACGGTCATATGGGTGACAATGCCGATGCAGCACATTATAGTCTTTTTTTCAACAACGTTCATGTATTTGTAAACAACTAAGATAATATTTAAGATAGTGTAAATGTGTTGGTATATGCGTTTTGTGCAGTAGTATCACATTGTGATGACTGACATAAGATAACGTTGCAAAAAGTAGCCCTTAAtgacatattatttttgcaattttaccTGCATACGGTAGACTGCGTCCTGTGGTCATACACACAGGAACCATGTTCGTTACAATGGACGGCATCGGGCTGACCACACGGATGAAGACAAACTATGTTGCCTAAATTACAGTCCATCCGGTATTCTACACCACATGGGTTCTGAACATACTGGCATCCCGAGGTCTGTGAAGCTGGAAAAATGTTGATATAATTTAAAACACCAATTAAACGTTGTTAAGTGGTTggtttgacaaagtttcatacacaaatacacatgttcttctttattTCAATCACTTTCACTACATGCAAATCCTTAAAGTTATCTGCAATACGCAATGGTATCATATCATCGGTATTATTCTGAAGGCGTGTTGACCATGTGGTTTGGGGCTTTGGTATTTCTATGACTTCTTAACATTCTGCGAATTTAGTCCACACAGGTATTAAACCTATAACATATTTTGTTCGTGCGATTTTAATTACACTAATTGTTTCAATTGAATGTCCGATGAAATGCATACTTCACGATTGTGTTAATgtatttaacatgaagtacaCTGTAGCTTTAATATTTGTGATAAGAAATACCTGACATACCATTAAATACTTAACAGCAATATGAATACGTCTATTAAACGAAAACCTACCTCGGAGAAAAACGGTTCTGAGTTCTGTCGTATTGATTGTCGCTGTGTAGCTTGTGTTATTTAAAATCACGTTTACACTAACTGAACTTATTTTTGTCTCTTCACCTGTAAGGTTAGTGCGTCCTTGAAACACAACCTCGTAGTTACAAACGACACTGCCATTGCTGAAAATAGAAAACTCATGTGGAAACTATTTCTTGCTTGGCATatggttaaaacaattaaacttgCGTGgcaaaattactttaaaaatatatgtcGTGGACAACCATGCTTTTAATATTCAGCAATACGTACACTTTTGCttattacaaataaaatacataagcaatacaaatgttaaaatatgttttatgtgtgCAACGAAATGTTGAAGAACATTTCAGAAGATGTCAATTGTTCTATTAACGCAAACACATATCTCTTAATGGACAAGCCTGCCCCTAAAATGGTCCCtataacagattttggcatgtattgaagcttttcatcaaatgctttatattgacaaatttaaacatttgacctaaaaatctccagtaaaaaaacaaagaatacaatttaaaaaagggaaaaagtaaccctcaacagggctcgaaccactgacccctggtctCCTTGAGTAAAacgtctcccgcctagaccactcgaccatccatgctcatgctttgAGAGGATGTATTTTtgtacctatataagcaatccacgtagtttcccaaaatataaggacaacaacagaactttccaaattattcaatcgtttcgggtcgcacgacgctttataatttccaggttttcaaatcgtcaaaagatgcatataatagatatttaagaacATGATAAATGGTAAGTATAACTATTtcctaaaaaaaaatcataactaaaacgaaaatttgcgaatctgaaacaatgtttttatttttgtcaattaaccaaaacgtgaaatctgttaaacggcccctttaatCTGTTTCAAGCTGCCTCATTCTGTGGACGCTTTTCCCCCGGCTCAAATATTACAAGGTGCTAGCGATTTGTCCCTATCTAACATCTGTACACGGAGTTGAATTATGAGTTATTGAGGGTAAATTGGTGATCGACACCAGACCGATAATCGTGTCGGTGTTATAGATGCTCGAGTTATAGGTGGGCATTTCTTATTGCAGAATTAATGATTCGCTTTAATTTGTTAGATTTGCGAGTTATCGATCATCGAGTTAGAGAATTTATACTGTTTATTTAATCTGAATCAGTTTCATAAACTCAAAGagacagattttttatttcaatttgcatttttttgttaaGGCCATTTAATCAAAACCCTTCTGAGACTCACGTAAAATTGTGAACTTTAACGTATTGGAATCCTTCGACATCTTTGAATGTGTCTGTCAGCTACAAAAGACATAAATTTCCTGGCGTATATCTTGGTAACAATACATTCCATATTTAATCTTAACAATTATGGACATATTAGcaaaaagtaatataatatatgcataatatgtACAGTAATGAAGATGTGAACACAATACTTAAATACCGAAAACTATTCCGATTCCGAGATTAAGGGTTCTGTATCCACTATGTCTTAATTTGATCATTTTCGGCTAAGGTATTACTGAAAAgttccccgggtactcttaagtacactacaAATTACTCGGGGTACGGAAAATACACTAAAAAGTACCCCGGAGTATGGCCGGAAGCCTTTAAGCGTATTTACCCGTGTTACATtgcagtatacttaagagtacccgaggtaTTCGTAACAAGTACATGAGCCGACAACGAGCAATTAAGCACCACTATGGAAGTATTAAAATGGTCTACTCGTTTGGCATAAAATAATTTTTTCCCAGGGAAGAGGGTCCAAAGATTTATTCAATAGTCCTTAGGCTTTCGATAAAATCGATCTTAATTAAAGAGATAACAGTTTTAACCGCTTACCGCTTTTTGAAATTTGCTCTTATATTCTTTAAATGATGGCGAGCTAGAATTGCTTAATTCGTTCGAGAAGGTGGTATTAAGCCTAACCTGCAGAGGCACTGCAATATTCACTTCCGCTGAAAATATCGAACATATACTACATTCGAATCAATGGAGAACACTtttcttgttaaaaaaagaactaaaaacaaATACTGATCTAAACATTGAAATTTTTAGTGAAAATATCAAGTTAGATATAGTTAAAAAAAAGATTACAAATAGACAaacattaacactcaaaattaGATTGCCATTAAATAGTTTTCCAAAGTTAGCGAATGTTCAGACCATCCCATTTTTAAATTTCTCAAATTTCTTACTCTTTGAATATACGTATGCACCAGATGCTTGTGTTGTGACACCTGGCACTGTTGTTTTGACGCCTTTTGACGTTGTGACGACTGGTACTAGTGTTATGACGACTGGTGCCGGTGTTGAATGTGTTGTGACGACTGGTGCCGGTGTTGTAACGACTGGTGAATGTGTTGTGACGACCGGTGCCGGTGTTGTGACGACTGGTGAATGTGTTGTGACGACTGGTGCCGGTGTTTCGACGACTGGTGCCGGTGTTGTGACGACTTGTGCGGGTGTTGTGACGACTGGTGCGGGTGTTGTGGCGACTTGTGCCGGTGTTTTGACGACTGGTGCGGGTGTTATGGCGAATGGTGCCGATGTTTTGACGACTGGTGCGGGTGTTGTGACGAAAGGTGCCTGTGTTGTGACGACTGTTGCCGGTGTTGTGGCTACTGGTGCCGGTGTTGTGATGATATGTGCCGGTGTTGTGACGACTGTTGCCGATGTTGTGACGACTGCTGCTGGTGTTGTGATGATATGTGCCGGTGTTGTGACGACTGGTGCCGATGTTGTGACGATTGGTGCCGGTGTTGTGACGACTGTGGCCGGTGTTGTGACGACTGGTTCCGGTGTTGTGACGATTGATATCGGTGTTGTGAAGACTAGTGCCGTTGTTGTGACGACCGTTGAAGGTGTTATGACGACTGGTGCCAGTGTTGTGAAGACTGGTGCCGGTGTTGTGACGACTGTTGTCGGTGTTGTGACGACTGTTGCCGGTGATGTGATGATATGTGCCGATTTTGTGACGACTGGTGCCGGTGTTGGGACGATTGATACCGGTATTGTGACGACTGGTGCCGGTTTTGTGACGACTGGTGTCGGTTTTGTGACGACTGGTGCCTGTGTTGTGACGACTGGTGCCTGTGTTGTGACGACTGGTTCCGGTGTTGTGACGACTAGTGCCGGTGTTGTGACAACCGATGCCGTTGTTGTGACGACGGGTTCTGGTGTCGTGACGACTGGTGCCGGTGTTGTGACAACAAGTGTCGGTGTTGTGACGACTGTTGCCCGTGTTGTAACGACTTGCGCGGGTGTGGTGACGACAAGTTCCGGCGTTGTGGCGACTGGTGTCGGTGTTGTGACGACTTTCGCCGGTGTTGTGACGTCTGGTGCGGTTGTTGTGACGACTGGTGCCGGTGTTTTGACGACTGGTGCCTGTGTTGTGACGACTGGTGCCTGTGTTGTGACGACTGGTTCCGGTGTTGTGACGACTAGTGCCGGTGTTGTGACAACCGATGCCGTTGTTGTGACGACTGGTTCTGGTGGTGTGACGACTGGTGCCGGTGTTGTGACAACAAGTGTCGGTGTTGTGACGACTGTTGCCCGTGTGGTAACGACTTCCGCGGGTGTGGTGACGACAAGTGTCGGTGTTGTGGCGACTTGTGTCGGTGTTGTGACGACTTTCGGCGGTGTTGTGACGTCTGGTGCGGGTGTTGTGACGACTGGTGCCGGTGTTTTTAGGACAAGAGAGGGTGTTGTGACGACTGGTGCCTGTGTTGTGACGACTTGTAAGGTTGTTGTATCGACTGGTGCCGATGATGTGACGACTGGTGCCGGTGTTGTGATGACTGGTAACGGTGTTGTGACAACTGTAGCCCGTGTTGTGACGATTGAAGCAGCTGTTTTGACGGCTGGTGTTGGTGTTGTGACGACTGTTGCCGGTGTTGTGACGACTGGTGCCGATGTTGTGACGACTGGTGTGGGTGTAATGACGACTGATGCCAGTGTTGTGACTACAGGTGCGGGTGTTGTGACGACTTGTGCCGGTGTTGTGACGACTGGTGCGGATGTTGTGACGATTGGTTCCTGTATTGTCACGACTGGTGCCTGTGTTTTGACGACTGGTGCCAGTGTTGTGACGACTTCTGCTGGTGTTTTGGCGACCGGTGCCGGAGTTGTGACGATTGGTGCCGGTGATGTGACGACTGGTGCGAGAGTTGTGACGATTGATTGCGGTGTTGTGACGACTGGTGACGATGTGGTAACGATTGGTGCCTGTGTTGTGACGACAGGTGAGGGTGTTGTGACGACTTGAGCCGGAGTTGTGACGACTTCTGACGGTGTTGTGGCGACCGGTGCCGGTGTTGTGACGACTGGTGCCGGTGTTGTGGTGATATGTGCCGGTGTTGTGACGACTGGGGCCGATGTTCTGACGATTGATTCCGATGTTGTGACGATTGTTGTCGGTGTTGTGACGACTGGTGCCGGTGTTGTGATGATATGTGCCGGTGTTGTGACGACTGGTGCCGATGTTGGGACAATTGAAACCGGTGTTGTGATGACTGGTGCCGATTTTGTGACAACTGTTGTCGGTGTTCTGACGACTGGTGCGGGTGTTGTGACGACTGATGTGGTTGTAATGAAGACTGATGCCAGTGTTGTGACTACAGGTGCGGGTGTTGTGACGACTTGTGCCGGTGTTGTGACGACTGGTGCGGGTGTTGTGACGATTGATACCGGTGTTGTGACGACTGGTGCCGTTGTTGTGACGACCGGTGTCGGAGTTATGACGACTGTTGCGGGTGTTGTGACGACTGGTGCCAGTGTTGTGACGACTGGTGCCGTTGTTGTGACGACTGTTGCCGGTGTTGTGACGATTGGTGCCGGTGTTGTGATGATATGTGCCGTAGTTGTGACGACTGGTGCCGGTGTTGGGACGATTGATACCGGTGTTGTGACGACTGGTGCCGGTTTTGTTACGACTGCTGTCGGTGTTGTGACGACTGGTGCCTGTGTTGTGACGACTGGTGGCTGTGTTATGACGACTGGTTCCGATGTTGTGACGACTAGTGCCGATGTTGTGACGACCGATGCCGGTGTTGTGACGACTGGTGCTGGTGTTGTGACAATTGGTGCCGGTTTTGTGACGACTGTTGCCGGTGTTGTGACTACTGGTGCCGGTGTTGTGATGATATGTGCCGGTGTTGTGACGACTGGAGCCGATGTTGTGACGATTGGTGCCGGTGTTGTGACGACTGTGGCCGGTGTTGTGACGATTGATTCCGGTGTTTTGACGACTGGTGCTGGTGTTGTGACGATTGGTACCGGTGTTGTGACGACTGTTGCCGGTGTTGTGACTACTGGTGCCGGTGTTGTGATGATATGTGCCGGTGTTGTGACGACTGGTGCCAATGTTGTGACGATTGTTGCCGGTGTTGTGACGACTGTGGCCGGTGTTGTGAAGACTGGTGCCGGTGTTGTGATGATAAGTGCCGATGTTGTGACGACTGGTGCCGGTGTTGTGACGATTGATACCGGTGTTGTGAAGACTAGTTTCGTTGTTGTGACGACCGTTGAAGGTGTTATGACGACTGGTGCCAGTGTTGTGAAGACTTGTGCCGGTTTTGTTACGACTGCTGTCGGTGTTGTGACGACTGGTGCTTGTGTTGTGACGACTGGTGGCTGTGTTGTGACGACTGGTTCCGATGTTGTGACGACTAGTGCCGATGTTGTGACGACCGATGCCGGTGTTATGACGACTGGTGCTGGTGTTGTGACAATTGGTGCCGGTGTTGTGACGACTGTTGCCGGTGTTGTGACTACTGGTGCCGGTGTTGTGATGATATGTGCCGGTGTTGTGACGACTGGTGCCGATGTTGTGACGATTGGTGCCGGTGTTGTGACGACTGTGGCCGGTGTTGTGACGACTGGTGCCGGTGTTGTGATGATATGTGCCGGTGTTGTGACGACTGATGCCGGTGTTGTGACGATTGATTCCGGTGTTTTGACGACTGGTGCTGGTGTTGTGACGATTGGTACCGGTGTTGTGACGACTGTTGCCGGTGTTGTGATGATATATGCCGATTTTGTGACGACTGGTGCCGGTGTTGGGACGATTGATACCGGTGTTGTGACGACTGGTGCCGGTTTTGTGACGACTGGTGTCGGTGTTGTGAGGACTGGTGCCTGTGTTGTGACGACTGGTGCCTGTGTTGTGACGACTGGTTCCGGTGTTGTGACGACTAGTGCCGGTGTTGTGACAACCGATGCCGTTGTTGTGACGACGGGTTCTGGTGTTGTGACGACTTGTGCCGGTGTTGTGAAAACAAGTGTCGGTGTTGTGACGACTGTTGCCCGTGTTGTAACGACTTGTGCGGGTGTGGTGACGACAAGTTCCTGTGTAGTGGCGACTGGTGTCGGTTTTGTGACGACTTTCGCCGTTGTTGTGACGTCTGGTGCGGGTGTTGTGACGACTGGTGCCGGTGTTTTGACGACTGGTGCGGGTGTTGTGACGACTGGGGCCTGTGTTGTGACGACTTGTATGGTTGTTGTATCGACTGGTGCCGATGATGTGACGACTGGTGCCGGTGTTGTGATGACTGGTACCGGTGTTGTGACGACTGAAGCAGCTGTTGCGACGACTGGTGTCGGCGTTGTGACGACTGTTGCCGGTGTTGTGACGACTGGCGCCGATGTTGTTACGACTGGAGTGGGTGTAATGACGACTGATGCCAGTGTTGTGACTACAGGTGCGGGTGTTGTGACGACTTGTGCCGGTTTTGTGACGACTGGTGCGGATGTTGTGACGATTGTTTCCTGTGTTGTCACGACTGGTGCCGGTGTGGTGACGATTGGTGCCTGTGTTGTGACGACAGGTGCCTGTGTTTTGACGACTGGTGCCAGTGTTGTGACGACTTCTGCCGGTGTTGTGACGATTGGTGCCGGTGATGTGACAACTGGTGCCGGTGATGTGACGACTGGTGCCAGTGTTCTGCCGACTGGTGCGAGTATTGTGACGATTGGTTGCGGTGTTGTGACGACTGGTGACGGTGTGGTAACGATTGGTGCCTGTGTTGTGACGACAGGGGCGGGTTTTGTGACGACTGGTGCCGGTGTTGTGACGACTTCTGACGGTGTTGTGGCGATCGGTGCCGGAGTTGTGACGATGGGTGCCGGTGTTGTGACGACTGGTTCCGGTGTTGTGGTGATATGTGCCTGTGTTGTGACGACTGGGGCAGATGTTCTGACGATTGTTGCCGGTGTTGTGACGACTGTTGTTGGTGTTGTGACGACTGGTGCCGGTGTTGTGATAATATGTGCCGGTGTTGTGACGACTGGTGCCGATGTTGGGACGATTGATACCGGTGTTGTGATTACTGGTGTCGATTTTGCGACAACTGGTGTCGGTGTTCTGACGACTGGTGCGGGTGTTGTGACGACTGATG from Dreissena polymorpha isolate Duluth1 chromosome 10, UMN_Dpol_1.0, whole genome shotgun sequence encodes the following:
- the LOC127849076 gene encoding mucin-2-like encodes the protein MNYSYVLLAVLLLTEENITTQASEGQAPNATTPAPVVTTPAPVNTTPAQVVTTPAPVVTTPAPVVTTPAPFVTTPAQVVITPSPVVSKPAPVLPTPAPVVTTQSPVVTTPAPVITTPVSIVPTPAPVVTTPAYIITTSASVVTTPAQVVTTTAPVVTTLASVGITPTQVVTTSAPVVTTPATVVTTPTPVVTTADTDVTTRASVVTTPVPVVKTPAPVLTTSVSIATTPAPVVTTAATVVTTPASIVTTSAPVVTSPAHIITTPAKVVTTPAPIVTTPAPIATTPAEIVTTPARVVTTQATVVTTQAPFVTTTAPVVTTQEPIVKTSAPVVTTPAPVVTTPAPIVTTLAPVATTPAEDVTTPAPVVKTQAPVVTTQAPFVTTSEPIVTTPAPVVTTPAQVVTTPASVVTILASVVITPTLVVTTPALVVTTTATVVTTPTPVVTTAASVVTTRATVVTTPVPVVTTSAPVDTTPLQVVKTQAPVVTTPSPVVTTPAPVVTTPAPDVTTRAKVVSTPTPVVTIPELVVTIPAQVDTTRATVVTTPTLNVKTPAQVVTTPETVVTTTESVVTTPAPVVKTQAPVVTTQAPFVTTPTPVVTKPAPVVTTPVSIVPTPAPVVTKSAYCITTPATVVTTPAPVVTTTTLVFTTPVSIVTPPAPVVETPAHFIKTPAPVVPTPATVVTTPAPIAITPATVVTTPASVVTTPAQVVTTSAPFITTKAQDVTTQAPVVTTPTPVVTKPVSIVPTPATVVKTPAPVVSTPELVVTKPAQVDTTRATVVTTPTLVVKTPAQVVTTPETVVTTTESVVTTPAPVVTTQAPVVTTQAPFVTTPTPVVTKPATVVTTPVSIVPTPAPVVTKSAYFITTTATVVTTPAPVVTTLAPVVITTSPVVTTTPPVFTTPVSIVTSPAPVVETPAHFIKTPAPIVTTPATVVTTPAPIVITPATVVTTPASVVTTLAQVVTTSAPFITTKAQDVTTQAPVVTTPTPVVTKPVSIVPTPATVVKTPAPVVTTPELVVTTPAQVDTTRATVVTTPTLVVKTPAQVVTTPETVVTTTESVVTTPAPVVTTQAPVVTTQAPFVTTPTPVVTKPAPVVTTPVSIVPTPAPVVTKSAYFITTPATVVTTPAPDVTTLAPVVITSPVVTTTTLVFTTPVSIVTPPAPVVETPAHFIKTPAPVVTTPATVVTTPAPIVITPATVVTTPASVVTTPAQVVTTSAPFITTKARDVTTQAPVVTTPTPVVTKPVSIIPTPATFVKTPAPVVTTPELVVTTPAQVVKTRTTVVTKPTLVVTTPAPGVKTPKPVVTTTASVVTTPALVVTTAATVVTIQALVVTTPEPVVTATASVVTTPALVVTKLAPVFTTQVSIVPTRAPVVTTSANSITTPVSVVTTPATVDTTSAQIVTTLAPVVTTPATVVITPTTVVTRTAEVGTSPVSIVTTPAPVVTTPADFITTPAPVITTSEAVVTTPASIVTTSASVVTTPAYIITTPAPVVTTPAPIVKTPAPVATTPAEVVTTPAPVFTTHAPVVTTQAPIFTTPATFVTTSEPIVTTPTPVITTPEQVVTTPAPVVTILASVVITPTPTVTTPAPVVTTPDTVVTTPTPVVTTAATVATSWAPIVTTPAPVVTTQEPIVTTSAPVVTTPAKVVTTPAPVVTTLTSVVITPTAVFSTSAPVVTTPATVVTTPTPVVTTAASVVTTRATVVKTPVPVITTPAPVVKSSAPVDATTLQVVTAQAPVVTTPATVVITPTPVFTTTAPVVTTPVSIVTTPAPVVKTPAQDVTTHAPVVTTLESVFITTTSVVTTPAPVVRTPTPVVAKSTPVITTPVSIVPTSAPVVTTPAHIITTPAPVVTTPTTVVTTPATIVRTSAPVVTTQAHITTTPEPVVTTPAPIVTTPAPIATTPSEVVTTPAPVVTKPAPVVTTQAPIVTTPSPVVTTPQPIVTILAPVGRTLAPVVTSPAPVVTSPAPIVTTPAEVVTTLAPVVKTQAPVVTTQAPIVTTPAPVVTTQETIVTTSAPVVTKPAQVVTTPAPVVTTLASVVITPTPVVTTSAPVVTTPATVVTTPTPVVATAASVVTTPVPVITTPAPVVTSSAPVDTTTIQVVTTQAPVVTTPAPVVKTPAPVVTTPAPDVTTTAKVVTKPTPVATTQELVVTTPAQVVTTRATVVTTPTLVFTTPAQVVTTPEPVVTTTASVVTTPALVVTTPEPVVTTQAPVVTTQAPVLTTPTPVVTKPAPVVTTPVSIVPTPAPVVTKSAYIITTPATVVTTPVPIVTTPAPVVKTPESIVTTPASVVTTPAHIITTPAPVVTTPATVVTTPAPIVTTSAPVVTTPAHIITTPAPVVTTPATVVTTPAPIVTTPAPVVITPASVVTTSALVVTTSEPVVTTQPPVVTTQAPVVTTPTAVVTKPAQVFTTLAPVVITPSTVVTTTKLVFTTPVSIVTTPAPVVTTSALIITTPAPVFTTPATVVTTPATIVTTLAPVVTTPAHIITTPAPVVTTPATVVTTPVPIVTTPAPVVKTPESIVTTPATVVTTPAPIVTTSAPVVTTPAHIITTPAPVVTTPATVVTKPAPIVTTPAPVVTTPASVVTTSALVVTTSEPVVITQPPVVTTQAPVVTTPTAVVTKPAPVVTTPVSIVPTPAPVVTTTAHIITTPAPIVTTPATVVTTTAPVVTTLAPVVTTPATVVITPTPVVTTTAPVVTTPVSIVTTPAPVVTTPAQVVTTPAPVVTTLASVFITTTSVVTTPAPVVRTPTTVVTKSAPVITTPVSIVPTSAPVVTTPAHIITTPAPVVTTPTTIVTTSESIVRTSAPVVTTPAHITTTPAPVVTTPAPVATTPSEVVTTPAQVVTTPSPVVTTQAPIVTTSSPVVTTPQSIVTTLAPVVTSPAPIVTTPAPVAKTPAEVVTTLAPVVKTQAPVVTIQEPIVTTSAPVVTTPAQVVTTPAPVVTTLASVVITPTPVVTTSAPVVTTPATVVTTPTPAVKTAASIVTTRATVVTTPLPVITTPAPVVTSSAPVDTTTLQVVTTQAPVVTTPSLVLKTPAPVVTTPAPDVTTPPKVVTTPTQVATTPTLVVTTPAEVVTTRATVVTTPTLVVTTPAPVVTPPEPVVTTTASVVTTPALVVTTPEPVVTTQAPVVTTQAPVVKTPAPVVTTTAPDVTTPAKVVTTPTPVATTPELVVTTPAQVVTTRATVVTTPTLVVTTPAPVVTTPEPVVTTTASVVTTPALVVTTPEPVVTTQAPVVTTQAPVVTKPTPVVTKPAPVVTIPVSIVPTPAPVVTKSAHIITSPATVVTTPTTVVTTPAPVFTTLAPVVITPSTVVTTTALVFTTPISIVTTPEPVVTTPATVVTTPAPIVTTSAPVVTTPAHIITTPAAVVTTSATVVTTPAHIITTPAPVATTPATVVTTQAPFVTTPAPVVKTSAPFAITPAPVVKTPAQVATTPAPVVTTPAQVVTTPAPVVETPAPVVTTHSPVVTTPAPVVTTHSPVVTTPAPVVTTHSTPAPVVITLVPVVTTSKGVKTTVPGVTTQASGAYVYSKTEVNIAVPLQVRLNTTFSNELSNSSSPSFKEYKSKFQKALTDTFKDVEGFQYVKVHNFTNGSVVCNYEVVFQGRTNLTGEETKISSVSVNVILNNTSYTATINTTELRTVFLRASQTSGCQYVQNPCGVEYRMDCNLGNIVCLHPCGQPDAVHCNEHGSCVYDHRTQSTVCSCKESDTHVFNGKYCEVKVEKLQLESTYIVAIAASVGGVIVIAAAVAIVCLVYRLRRRNTLNETDESGESIGLDDLRRSSRTRSENSDEKFRGPRTSKETTSNGSIGDFERSEETRVLDGMEHKVTRDEKGNEVYIYQPKQPRDLDRQRLSTVYSCASEDNAQTGSSMYNYIDTETKYQIRRPNVSIRTIRI